Part of the Paroedura picta isolate Pp20150507F chromosome 3, Ppicta_v3.0, whole genome shotgun sequence genome is shown below.
ggtgaccttgggctcgccacagcacagataaaactgttctgaccaagcaggaatatcaggggtctctcagcatcacctccctgacagggtgtctgttgtggggagaggaaagggaaggcaattagaagccactttgagcctcctttggatagagaaaagcggcatataagaaccaactcttcttcttcagtaatatcagggctctttcagcctccccttcctcacagggtgtctgttgtggggagaggaaagggcaggcaattagaagccactttgagcctcctttgggtagagaaaagcggcatataagaaccaactcttcttcttcttcagtaatatcagggctctctcagcctcccctccctcacagggtgtctgttgtgggtagaggaaagggaaagcaattagaagccactttgagcctcctttgggtagagaaaagcggcatataagaaccaactcttcttcttcttcagtaatatcagggctctctcagcctcccctccctcacagggtgtctgttgtggggagaggaaagggaaggcaattagaagccacttcgagactcctttgggtagagaaaagcggcatataagaaccaactcttcttcttcttcagtaatatcaggactctctcagcctcacccacctcacagggtgtctgttgtagggagaggaaagggaaggcaaccataagccactttgagactccttcagggagagaaaagcggcatataaagaaccaactcttcttcttagatcCAGTCCTGTAGCCTGTCATTCTTCTAATTTGGCCTCTTCCCTGTTTCTTCCCCCTGTTTACTCCAGCAGGTGACAGGCAGGAGAGTGCGAATAGGGGAAAAGAAATGGACATTCTGCCAGAAAGATCCACGTGGGAGCCAGGAGAAAACCCAAAAGGACAAGCAGGCAGCCGAATGGAAACCTGGGAGGAGGAATCGTTCTCTTTCCAAGGAAGCCACTTCCCAGAGATTCCGCCAACGGTCCCCAGGGGCGAAAACAAGAACACCTGCGCTGCGTGTGGGAAGATCTTCAGAGATGACTCGAACCTTAAGCGCCATCTGAGAACCCACACGGGCGAGAAACCCTACCCGTGCTTGtactgcgggaagagcttcagccggAACGCAAATCTGGCTTCCCACCAGcggacccacacgggagagaagccctacaGCTGCCCGGCGTGCGGCAAGACCTTCGGCGACAAGTCCAGCCTCAGCCGTCACGAGAGGGCCCACTCCGGGAAAAAGCCGTACGAGTGCTGCGAGTGCGGGAGGCGCTTCGAGCTGAGCCAGACGCTGATCAGCCACCAGCGGACTCACACGGGCGAGCGGCCGTACAAATGCGCCGAGTGCGGGAAGACGTTCAACCGGAGCCAAAACCTGCTCAGCCACCAgcggacccacacgggggagaagctgTACGAGTGccccgagtgcgggaagagcttcagccggAGCCAGAACCTCACGCGCCACCGGAGCAGCCACGCGGAGGAGAAGCTCTACGAATGCTACGAGTGCGGGAAGCGCTTCCGCCTGAGCCAGACCCTGGTGAGCCACCAGcggatccacaccggggagaagccgtacGCCTGCTCCCGCTGCGGGAAAAGCTTCAACCGGAGCCAGAACCTGCTCAGCCACCAAAGAGTCCACACGGGGGAAAAACAGTACCAGTGTTTAGAGTGTGGGAAACGCTTCACCTGGAGCCCGGATCTCCTCCGCCACCAGAGGACTCACACCGGGGAGCAGCCGTACAAGTGCTCCAATTGCGGGGAGCGCTTCAACCGGCGTGAGAATCTTGTCAGGCACATGAGGACACACGTGGACAAAGCCCTGTCGGCTTGAGGACAGCCCGCACCGCAGGACCCGGATCGGCAATTAGCAGATCCGCCCTGTAGAGGGggtgctattaaaaaaaaaaaatgttgttgtgttgttagttgcgaagtcgtgtccgacccatcgcgaccccacggataaggatcctccaggccttcctgagagagccagtttggtgtaggggttaggagtgcggacttctaatctggcatgccgggtttgattctgcgctcccccacatgcagccagctgggtgaccttgggctagtcacagcactgataaaactgttctgaccgagcaggaatatcagggctctctcagcctcacccacctcacagggtgtctgttgtggggagagggaagggaaggcgactgtaagccgctttgagcctccttcgggtagagaaagcggcatatatgaaccaactcttcttcttcttcttcaataatatcagggctctctcagcctcacctccctcacagggtgtctgttgtggggagaggaaagggaaggggattgtaagccactttgagcctccttcaggtagggaaaagcggcatataagaaccaactcttcttctttcttcttctttcttcttcttcttcccggagtccatttaagttcgcaacgactgcttcagtgactccatccagccacctcattctctgtcgtccccttcttcttttgccctcaatcgctcccggccgtaggctcttctccagggggtcCTACCCCTTAGCTAATATTATTTATCGTATCGCCacattacacacaggaagcatgggATAATATATGTAGCCAGGTAGGCAGGCTGGGTATGCAGGATGAATGGGTGATCCCCCTAAatcaggagggtgtgtgtgtgtcgaactgtagctctccagatgtccatggagtacagtcgccatgagcccctgccagcatgtaggtaggtagggctgggggagctctgagagaactgggacaggcccaagatcccccagcaggcctcgcGTGTCTTGaagaggcttacagtcggcttcccttcttctccccacaacagacaccctgtgagaaggTACAATGTCCAGGaactccccctccaaagca
Proteins encoded:
- the LOC143834085 gene encoding uncharacterized protein LOC143834085 isoform X2 — encoded protein: MGGRRKLFELLPGPAPHRGKVGLVFPTGVQMSCCDRPGDRQESANRGKEMDILPERSTWEPGENPKGQAGSRMETWEEESFSFQGSHFPEIPPTVPRGENKNTCAACGKIFRDDSNLKRHLRTHTGEKPYPCLYCGKSFSRNANLASHQRTHTGEKPYSCPACGKTFGDKSSLSRHERAHSGKKPYECCECGRRFELSQTLISHQRTHTGERPYKCAECGKTFNRSQNLLSHQRTHTGEKLYECPECGKSFSRSQNLTRHRSSHAEEKLYECYECGKRFRLSQTLVSHQRIHTGEKPYACSRCGKSFNRSQNLLSHQRVHTGEKQYQCLECGKRFTWSPDLLRHQRTHTGEQPYKCSNCGERFNRRENLVRHMRTHVDKALSA
- the LOC143834085 gene encoding uncharacterized protein LOC143834085 isoform X1 — protein: MGGRRKLFELLPGPAPHRGKVGLVFPTGVQMSCCDRPAGDRQESANRGKEMDILPERSTWEPGENPKGQAGSRMETWEEESFSFQGSHFPEIPPTVPRGENKNTCAACGKIFRDDSNLKRHLRTHTGEKPYPCLYCGKSFSRNANLASHQRTHTGEKPYSCPACGKTFGDKSSLSRHERAHSGKKPYECCECGRRFELSQTLISHQRTHTGERPYKCAECGKTFNRSQNLLSHQRTHTGEKLYECPECGKSFSRSQNLTRHRSSHAEEKLYECYECGKRFRLSQTLVSHQRIHTGEKPYACSRCGKSFNRSQNLLSHQRVHTGEKQYQCLECGKRFTWSPDLLRHQRTHTGEQPYKCSNCGERFNRRENLVRHMRTHVDKALSA